From a single Silene latifolia isolate original U9 population chromosome 6, ASM4854445v1, whole genome shotgun sequence genomic region:
- the LOC141588631 gene encoding uncharacterized protein LOC141588631 translates to MTVGGDDSNTPKQKIDPLSPFSLHNQEGPGQSISHIKLRSDNYEEWSRSMRRSLKSRRKFGFCDGTIAKPTNEFLLGQWKVVHCTVVQWILNFIDPFLLDSVSDTEDARVLWLELADQYAVVDGAKIFNLKTQLHECRQTKGMSVTTYYGNLKSLWDAIVTRTTFQVRHEVVLAE, encoded by the coding sequence ATGACAGTCGGTGGGGATGATTCGAACACTCCAAAACAGAAAATTGATCCCTTATCCCCGTTCTCTCTTCACAATCAAGAAGGACCGGGTCAGTCTATTTCCCATATCAAACTCCGAAGCGACAATTATGAAGAATGGAGTCGTTCCATGCGTCGATCTTTGAAATCAAGGCGCAAGTTCGGATTTTGTGATGGGACAATTGCTAAACCTACGAATGAATTTTTATTAGGGCAATGGAAGGTTGTCCACTGTACTGTGGTTCAATGGATTCTTAATTTCATTGACCCGTTTCTTCTCGACAGTGTCTCCGACACCGAAGATGCTCGGGTTTTATGGCTGGAATTGGCGGATCAGTACGCTGTTGTTGATGGTGCAAAAATTTTTAATCTCAAAACACAATTACATGAGTGTCGTCAAACCAAAGGTATGTCCGTTACAACATATTACGGAAATTTGAAATCTTTGTGGGATGCAATTGTCACAAGAACCACCTTTCAAGTGCGACACGAGGTTGTACTTGCGGAGTGA
- the LOC141588630 gene encoding late embryogenesis abundant protein At1g64065-like, protein MAKNYSRSYNQDSSSAMMIPIYNPQKQQKSSKCFVYCFTTFVLLFAILLVFSWVVILVKNPTLKIDSIAIKSLKYDNFPTLDLTAIMKISMKNRNFGHLDFDYKTNDIMSMIYGNDSVLGTSELMFRDRRVESRGTKEVQLEMTLSSMKSNFTGLRDDDVMKLNNDLSSGRLELVGYANFKGDVHLFKNKIIRSAIVRMNCTIGIDLIKQSVDRLIC, encoded by the coding sequence ATGGCGAAAAACTACTCTAGATCTTATAACCAAGATTCATCATCAGCCATGATGATTCCCATATACAAtccacaaaaacaacaaaaaagcaGTAAATGTTTTGTTTACTGTTTTACAACTTTTGTGTTATTATTTGCAATTCTATTGGTTTTTTCATGGGTTGTAATCCTAGTTAAAAACCCTACTCTTAAAATCGATTCTATCGCGATCAAGTCTCTTAAGTATGACAATTTTCCTACTTTAGACCTTACTGCCATCATGAAAATCTCGATGAAAAATCGCAATTTTGGGCACTTGGATTTTGATTATAAGACGAATGATATTATGAGTATGATATATGGGAATGACAGTGTACTTGGTACGTCCGAATTGATGTTTCGAGACAGACGGGTCGAGTCGAGGGGAACAAAAGAGGTTCAATTGGAGATGACATTGAGTTCTATGAAGAGTAATTTTACCGGGTTGCGAGACGACGATGTTATGAAACTTAATAATGATTTGAGTTCAGGAAGATTGGAATTAGTAGGTTATGCTAATTTCAAGGGTGACGTTCATTTGTTTAAGAATAAGATTATTCGATCTGCTATTGTTCGTATGAATTGTACTATTGGTATTGATTTGATTAAGCAGTCCGTTGATAGATtgatttgttga